In a genomic window of Zingiber officinale cultivar Zhangliang chromosome 9B, Zo_v1.1, whole genome shotgun sequence:
- the LOC122025099 gene encoding protein LAZ1 homolog 2-like — protein sequence MAFDRISNFEGVYANLHTPAVIVGGVCVLIALVLSTILILQHLQSYSKPAEQKWIIGILFMVPVYATESIISLWNSRFSIVCDILRNCYEAFALYSFWHYLVACLGGGKRVVELLDNAARKEISEKLLEEEDKEAQHQHSLGDFVFRPTLDGKYLYTIAKFGVVQYMILKTLCAFLALLLEIFGAYGDGEFKWYYGYPYIAIVINFSQMWALYCLIKFYNVTHHRLQAIKPLSKFISFKAIVFATWWQGIGIALICDFDILPKQGKVQNGIQDFLICVEMAIAAVAHVFVFSAETYKYLPVSEHCRFASVDSKTEVTLDKNGSSAAEQKEAQAVSPRTRIAESVQDVVLGGGEHVVKDVASIISQAMEPVEKSVNKIQESLHHISLRSPTRKEAEIKANVHVTENVVGEKSIVDTEIKVECATCSLDYRL from the exons ATGGCATTTGATCGCATCTCCAACTTCGAAGGAGTGTATGCAAATCTGCACACTCCGGCAGTCATTGTTGGCGGAGTTTGCGTTCTTATTGCATTGGTGCTGTCAACAATACTCATCCTGCAACACCTGCAATCGTATTCAAAACCTGCA GAACAGAAATGGATCATTGGTATCTTGTTCATGGTTCCTGTATATGCCACTGAATCT ATAATATCACTTTGGAATTCTAGGTTTTCAATAGTTTGTGACATCTTGAGGAATTGCTATGAAGCCTTTGCCTTGTATTCTTTCTGGCACTACTTGGTTGCATGTCTTG GTGGTGGAAAAAGGGTGGTTGAACTACTCGACAATGCAGCTAGAAAAGAGATTTCTGAGAAactacttgaggaagaagataaagaagCTCAGCACCAGCATTCACTTGGTGATTTTGTGTTTCGCCCAACTTTGGATGGCAAATATTTATACACAATAGCAAAGTTTGGTGTTGTTCAATAT ATGATACTGAAGACTCTGTGCGCCTTCTTGGCATTGCTTCTGGAGATTTTCGGAGCATATGGAGATGGAGAATTCAAGTGGTACTATGG GTACCCATACATTGCAATCGTAATCAATTTTAGCCAGATGTGGGCTCTTTACTGCCTCATCAAGTTCTACAATGTCACACATCATAGATTGCAAGCTATTAAACCATTGTCAAAGTTCATAAGCTTTAAAGCCATTGTGTTTGCGACTTGGTGGCAAGGGATCGGCATAGCTTTGATATGTGACTTCGACATTCTGCCAAAGCAAGGAAAAGTTCAAAATGGTATCCAGGATTTTCTTATTTGTGTTGAA ATGGCCATCGCAGCAGTTGCCCATGTATTTGTTTTCTCTGCAGAAACTTACAAATACCTGCCAGTTTCTGAACATTGCAGATTCGCATCTGTAGATTCTAAGACTGAAGTTACGTTAGATAAGAATGGATCATCTGCAGCTGAGCAGAAGGAAGCACAGGCTGTATCTCCTCGAACACGAATCGCCGAGAGTGTTCAGGACGTTGTTCTAGGAGGCGGTGAGCAT GTGGTGAAGGATGTAGCATCAATCATATCGCAAGCAATGGAACCAGTAGAGAAGAGTGTCAACAAGATACAAGAGTCCTTACATCACATTTCGTTGCGATCTCCCACACGAAAGGAAGCCGAAATTAAAGCAAATGTTCATGTTACAGAGAACGTCGTGGGGGAGAAGTCGATCGTCGACACAGAGATAAAAGTTGAATGTGCGACATGCTCGCTAGATTACAGACTGTAG
- the LOC122024231 gene encoding probable lipoxygenase 6, with amino-acid sequence MAACGEIMSFSETSFLTISGPLLRRGNHKKHCLAFPVLYPDEPGRGRRIRPAKTMPTPVKAATNEDVVKMMAGKQAKMDKVMLRAALTVRRKHKEDIKEAVVNQLDALTDRIGWNVALELISTEINPRTKKPKTSRETVIKDWYEKKNAKGERVVYTAHFEVDSGFGEPGAITVINRHQKEFFLESIVVEGEGFAFGPVNFPCNSWVQSNKDLPSKRIFFSNKPYLPSETPTGLKELREMELNELRGDGKGIRKLSDREYDYATYNDLGNPDRGSEFARPTLGGEKIPYPRRCRTGRLPTDTNMLAESRVEKPHPIYVPRDEAFEELKQGAFTAGRLKAVLHNFIPSLIASISADNHDFKGFHHIDNLYKEGLILKLGLQEHLFKKLPFVKKIQESSEGLLRYDTPRILTKDKFAWLRDDEFARQAVAGINPVSIERLQAFPPESKLDPAVYGPAGSAITEAHISGQLDGLTVQQAVEEAKLFMLDFYDICLPFVDRINVMDGRKAYATRTHFFLTPIGTLKPIAIELGLPPQQPGASRPSVVLTPPRDATSNWLWMLGKAHVCSNDAGVHQLVNHWLRTHATMEPFIIAAHRQLSVMHPVFKLLHPHMRYTLEINALARQSLINADGVIESCFTPGPIGMEMSAAFYKHLWRFDLEGLPADLIRRGMAVADATQPHGLRVILPDYPDADDGLLLWSAIARFVSSYVRIYYPDSEASRVRSDSELQAWYHECVNVGHADHRHASWWPRLDTPDDLVSLLTTLIWLASAQHAALNFGQYPLGGYVPSRPPLMRRLIPDPERDADEFRAFLADPHCFFLSALPSVLQATKFMAVVDTLSTHSPDEEYLGETRDGTAPWTADEEAAAAYRAFAAEVAAAQDEIDRRNADTNRRNRCGAGVLPYELMAPSSGPGVTGRGIVCKIAIRIVGSYDPTILRPKIDPGSCRIEFCSRIVAGSVGSVGSEQDR; translated from the exons ATGGCTGCTTGCGGTGAGATCATGAGCTTTTCCGAGACTTCATTCCTCACCATCAGTGGACCTCTTTTGCGCAGGGGGAATCACAAGAAGCACTGTCTTGCCTTCCCTGTTCTCTATCCCGATGAACCAggaagggggagaaggataaggCCTGCAAAGACCATGCCAACGCCAGTGAAAGCGGCAACCAATGAGGATGTGGTCAAGATGATGGCTGGGAAGCAGGCTAAGATGGATAAAGTCATGCTCAGGGCTGCGTTGACCGTGAGAAGGAAGCACAAAGAGGACATAAAGGAAGCGGTTGTTAACCAGCTTGATGCTCTTACAGATAGGATTGGCTGGAATGTGGCGTTGGAGCTCATCAGCACTGAGATCAATCCGA GAACTAAAAAGCCAAAGACAAGCAGAGAAACGGTGATCAAGGATTGGTATGAGAAGAAGAATGCCAAGGGAGAGCGTGTAGTGTATACTGCACACTTCGAGGTGGACTCTGGTTTCGGTGAGCCCGGAGCAATCACAGTGATCAACCGCCACCAGAAAGAGTTCTTCTTGGAGAGCATAGTTGTTGAAGGGGAAGGCTTTGCATTTGGACCAGTTAATTTCCCCTGCAACTCTTGGGTTCAATCCAACAAGGACCTTCCCAGCAAGAGAATTTTCTTCAGCAATAAG CCATATCTACCGTCCGAGACACCGACAGGACTTAAGGAACTCAGGGAAATGGAACTCAATGAGCTAAGAGGGGATGGAAAAGGCATTCGGAAGTTATCAGACAGAGAATATGACTATGCAACATACAATGACTTGGGCAATCCTGACAGAGGATCTGAGTTTGCCAGGCCGACACTTGGAGGTGAGAAGATCCCATATCCAAGGCGATGCAGGACCGGCCGTTTGCCGACCGACACAA ACATGCTAGCTGAGAGTCGAGTTGAGAAGCCACATCCAATCTACGTGCCACGTGATGAGGCATTTGAAGAGCTAAAACAAGGAGCTTTCACTGCTGGAAGGCTAAAAGCCGTGCTGCACAACTTCATTCCATCACTCATTGCATCCATCTCTGCTGATAACCATGACTTCAAAGGATTCCACCACATTGACAACCTCTACAAGGAGGGCCTCATCCTGAAGCTTGGCCTCCAGGAACATCTCTTCAAGAAGCTCCCATTCGTTAAAAAGATACAAGAATCAAGTGAAGGTCTGCTCCGATATGACACCCCAAGAATCCTTACAA AGGACAAATTTGCATGGCTCCGAGATGATGAATTTGCTCGGCAGGCAGTTGCAGGGATCAACCCTGTCAGCATAGAAAGGCTTCAG GCGTTCCCTCCAGAAAGCAAACTTGACCCTGCAGTTTATGGCCCAGCTGGATCAGCAATCACAGAAGCCCACATAAGCGGTCAACTCGATGGGTTGACAGTTCAACAG GCGGTGGAGGAGGCGAAGCTGTTCATGTTGGACTTCTACGACATATGCCTGCCATTCGTCGACAGAATCAACGTAATGGATGGCCGAAAAGCGTACGCGACGAGGACCCACTTCTTTTTGACTCCGATCGGAACGCTTAAGCCGATAGCGATTGAGCTTGGACTCCCTCCCCAGCAACCAGGCGCATCCCGTCCCAGCGTGGTGCTGACGCCGCCTCGTGACGCTACTTCCAATTGGCTGTGGATGCTTGGGAAGGCCCACGTCTGCTCCAACGACGCCGGTGTTCACCAACTGGTCAACCACTG GCTGAGGACGCACGCCACCATGGAGCCTTTCATAATCGCAGCTCACCGGCAGCTGAGCGTGATGCACCCGGTGTTCAAGCTTCTGCATCCGCACATGCGGTACACGTTGGAGATCAACGCGCTGGCGCGGCAGAGCCTGATCAACGCCGACGGCGTCATAGAGTCCTGCTTCACTCCCGGCCCCATAGGCATGGAGATGAGCGCCGCCTTCTACAAGCACCTTTGGCGATTCGACCTCGAAGGGTTACCGGCTGATCTCATCCGAAG GGGCATGGCAGTGGCCGACGCCACGCAGCCGCACGGCCTCCGCGTCATCCTCCCGGATTATCCCGACGCCGACGACGGTCTCCTCCTCTGGTCCGCCATCGCCCGCTTCGTCAGCTCCTACGTCCGGATCTACTACCCGGATTCGGAAGCCAGCCGAGTCCGCTCCGACTCGGAACTCCAGGCGTGGTACCACGAGTGCGTCAACGTGGGCCATGCGGACCACCGCCACGCCTCGTGGTGGCCGCGGCTAGACACCCCGGACGACCTCGTCTCCTTGCTCACCACCCTCATCTGGCTCGCATCTGCCCAGCACGCGGCCCTAAACTTCGGCCAGTATCCCCTCGGCGGATACGTACCGAGTCGACCTCCGCTGATGCGGCGACTCATCCCCGATCCCGAGCGCGACGCAGACGAATTCAGAGCCTTCCTCGCCGACCCGCACTGCTTCTTCCTCTCCGCCCTGCCCAGCGTCCTGCAGGCGACCAAGTTCATGGCCGTGGTCGACACGCTTTCGACGCACTCGCCGGACGAGGAGTACCTTGGAGAGACAAGGGACGGCACCGCCCCATGGACGGCGGACGAAGAGGCCGCGGCGGCGTATAGGGCGTTCGCAGCGGAGGTGGCGGCCGCGCAGGATGAGATCGATCGACGGAACGCGGACACGAATCGGCGGAATCGGTGCGGGGCCGGAGTGCTGCCCTACGAGTTGATGGCACCGAGTTCAGGACCCGGCGTTACGGGACGTggcatagtttgcaaaatcgcgattcggatcgtaggatcgtacgatcctacgatcctaagacccaaaatcgatccaggatcgtgcagaatcgaGTTTTGCAGCAGGATCGtagcaggatcggtaggatcggtaggatcggaacaggatcggtag